GTAGAAGCGACGCGTGAGCGGCGGGCCCCACTTCCTCCGCGCCGCCCGCGAGGTGAGCACGGCAGGATTGCGCCGCGAAGCCTTCAGTGCCCGACCGCCGCCTCGCCCACGCCGAGGCGGCGAAGCGGCTCCATCATCATGCGGCGGATTTCCTCGAGCCGCTCCGGGCTGCGGGCCTCGAATCGCACCACGACCACCGACTGCGTGTTGGACGCGCGCACCAGGCCCCAACCGTCGCCGAATTCCACGCGCGCACCATCGATGTCGATCACGCGATAGCGTCCGGCGAACTGGCGCTTCAGCTCTTCGGGCACCTGGAACTTGAGCTCCTCGGGACAGTCGAGCCGGGTTTCTGGCGTGGAGAAGTAATGAGGGATCGAGTCCACCAGGGACGCAAAGTCCTTGCCGCTGGCGGCGACGAAGCGCAGCAGCCGTCCGGCGGCGAACAACGCGTCGTCGAATCCGAAGTAGCCCTCGTTGAAGAACATGTGTCCGGACATCTCCCCCGCCAGCGGCGCGCCGGTCTCGAGCAGCCGGCTCTTGATCAGCGAGTGACCGGTCTTCCACATCGATGGACGGCCACCGTGAGCGGCGATGTCCTCGATCAGCCCCTGCGAGCATTTGACGTCGAAGATGATCTCCCCGCCCGGCACGCGGCTGAGCACGTCGCGCGCGAGCAGCGCGAGCAACTGGTCGCCGAACACCAGCTTCCCCGCCGCGTCCACGGCGCCGATGCGATCGGCGTCGCCGTCGAACCCGATGCCGAAATCGGCGCGCTGTTCGCGGACCGCGGCCGACAGATCCTGCATCAGCCCGGGCACGGTGGGATCGGGCAGATGATGCGGGAAGGAGCCGTCGAGCTCGGCATAGAGCGGCGTCACCCGATGTCCCATGCGCTCGAACACTTCGGGCACCACGGTTCCCGCGCAGCCGTTGCCGCAGTCCATCACCACCCGGAGACCGCGCGGGCTGGAGAGCCGCTCGACCAGCATGGCGCGATACTCGTCGAGCACCGGAGCGGGTCGTGACGATCCGCCCGGCGCCGAGCGCAGTGCTCCGCGTTCGATCCCGGCGCGCATCGCCTGGATGTCGGGGCCGAAGATCGGGCGCTTGCGCGCGGTCAGCTTGAAACCGTTGAACTCGGACGGATTGTGACTGCCGGTGACCTGCAGGCCGCCGTCGAGCCCGCGCGAGGCGACGGCGAAGTACAGCGCCGGCGTCGGCACCACGCCCACTCGCTCGACGCTGGCTCCGGCCGCGACCAGCCCCCGCTCCACCGCCGCCGCCAGGCGCGCGCTGCTGGGCCGCACGTCCTCGCCCAGCGCGATGCGCAACCCGCCCTCGGCGGCGAGCAGGGTCGCGAATGCCCGCCCGACCGCTTCGCCCACTTCGTCGGTCAGCTCGGTGGCGTGCAGGCCGCGGATGTCGTACTCGCGAAAGATGTGACGGGGGATCACGTTCGCTCCTTGCGCTTGAGCCAGGCATCGATGAACGGATCGAGATCGCCGTCGAGCACCGACTGTACGTCGCCGATTTTGGTCTCGGTGCGGTGATCGTTCACCACGGTGTAGGGCTGGAGCACATAGGAGCGGATCTGATTGCCGAAGTCGATCTCCTTCTTGGGGCCGGCGAGCGCCTGGGTCTTCTGGCGTTCCTTCTCCTCGTAGTACACGAACAGGCGGCTCAGCAGAATCTTCATGGCCGCGTCCTTGTTGCGATGCTGACTGCGTTCGGCCTGCGATTGCACCACGATTCCGGTCGGCAGATGGGTGATGCGCACCGCGGACTCGGTCTTGTTGACGTGCTGCCCGCCGGCGCCTCCCGCGCGGAAGGTGTCGATCTTCAGCTCATCGGGCTTCAGCTCCACTTTGACGCTGTCGTCGATCGTCGGCAGCACCGATACCGATGCGAACGAGGTGTGGCGCCGGGCGTTGGCGTCGTAAGGCGAGATGCGCACCAGCCGGTGCACCCCCGACTCGGCCTTGAGGTAGCCGTAGGCGTACTCGCCCTCGATCTCGAGCGTGGCGTCCTTGATGCCCGCAATTTCCGCGCTCTGGAAATCGAGCACGGTGACGCGGTAACCGTGTCGCTCGCCCCAGCGCTGGTACATGCGCATCAGCATCTCGGCCCAGTCCTGAGACTCGGTCCCGCCGGCGCCGGGATGGATGTTGACGATCGCGCCGAGCCGGTCGTGTTCGCCCGAGAGCAGGCTGCGGGTCTCGAGCGAGGCGACCTCGGACTCGAGACGTCCGAGCTCGCGCTCGATTTCCTGCAGCATGGTGTCGTCGCGCTCGGATTCGGCGAGATCGAGCAGCTCGACGAGGCTCTGGCAGGCGCCGGCGCGCGCGTTGAAATCGTCGAGTGTCTTCTTGGCGGACTTGAGGCTGAAGACCGTGCGCTGCGCCTCGTCCTGGCGGTCCCAGAACCCGGGCGCCGCCATTCGCGCCTCCAGCTCGCTCACCTCGGAGCGCCGCGCCTCGATGTCAAAGATACCTCCGCAGACCCTCGAGCCGTTCGTGGGTCTGATCGAGACGCTTGCGAAGTTCGGAGAGCGTGAGCATGAGAGGTCGAGGGTCCTGGTGAATGCGGCGCGACACACTAGGGGATGCGGCGCGAATTGTGAAGCAAGCGCATTTCAGCAGCGCCCCGAGAGCCGCAACACGAGCCGCTGCCAGACCGCCGCCAGCTGCTTCTGCAGATCCGCCTCGCTTCCCGAATTCTCGATTCTCTCGTCGGCCGCCGCCTCGTACTCCTCGCGGCTGGGCTGGGCGGCGAGGCGGGCGGCGGCCTCGGCGCGACTCCAGCCCCGCGACCGCTCGAGACGCGCGAGCTGCTCGGAGCCCGCCGCCGTCACCGCCAGCAGCACATCGCACTCGCGCTGAAAGCCCCAGTCGAGCATCAGGGCCGCATCCACCACCACCACGCCCTGAGTGCCGTCGGCTCTCAGCTCGGCGATGCGCCGGCGAATCCGCTCGACGATGCGCGGGTGCACCAGCTGGTTCAGACGCTGGAGCGAGGCGCGATCGGAGAACACCCGGCTCGCGACGCGGGCCCGATCGAGCGTGCCATCGGCACGGTAGACGCCGGTGCCGTACTCGGCGATCAGTGCTTCGCGCACTTCCGGATCACGATCGGTAACCTCGTGACCGACCTGGTCGGCCTCGATCACGTGCGCGCCTCGGGCGGCGAACGCGCGCGCCACCGTGCTCTTGCCGCTCCCCGCCTGCCCGACCAGACCGACGATCAGCAACCCGTCGTTCGCGGGACGCCGGCGCAGCCGTACTGCGGCGCCGCTTCGATTAGTGGACATCGAACCAGCTCCGTCCCATGCCCACCGATACCACCAGCGGCACGCGCAGCGTGTAACAGCTCTCCATCTCGCGCTTGACCCGCTCGCTCACCGCCGCGCCGTCGGCGGCCGGGCATTCCAGCAGCAGCTCATCGTGGACCTGCAGCAGCAGGCGCGCGCCGGAGCGCGAGCCGAGTGAGCGATGCACCCGGATCATCGCCAGCTTCATGAGGTCGGCGGCCGATCCCTGGATCGGAGCGTTGATCGCGGCACGCTCGGCAAACGAGCGCTCGGCGCCGTGAACACTCGCCAGCCCGGGCAGATAGCGCCGGCGGCCAAGCAGCGTCTGCACGTAGCCGACCCGACGGGCGTCCTCGACGGTGGCGTCGAGATACTCGCGCACCCGCGCGTAGACGCGGAAATAGTCGGCGATGAAGAGCTGTGCCTCCTCGAGCCCGATACCCATCTGCTGGGAGAGACTGCGCGCCCCCATCCCGTACATGACGCCGAAGTTCACGACCTTCGCCCGCGCCCGCAGCGTGGGATCGAGCTCGCCGGTGACGCCGAAGATGCGCCGCGCGGTTTCGGCGTGAATGTCCCCGCCGCGCTGGAAGGCTTCGATGAGATTGGGGTCGCCCGAGAGATGGGCCATCACGCGCAGCTCGATCTGCGAATAGTCCGCCCCGATCAGCACGCCGCCCTCAGGCGCCACGAACGCTCGGCGAATCGCGCGGCCCTGCTCGGTCCGCATCGGGATGTTCTGCAAATTGGGATTGCTGGAGGACAGCCGGCCAGTGGCGGCGCCGGTCTGCTCGAAGCGCGTGTGCACGCGCCCGTCGCGCGGATCCACCGCGGCGGGCAGCGCCTCGAGATAGGTCGAGCGCAGCTTGGTCAGCGCGCGATATTCGAGCAGCAGCTTCGGGAATGGATGCTCGGCGGCCAGCTCCTCGAGCACCGCTTCGTCGGTGGAGAATCCGGTCTTGGTGCGTCGCCCCGGCTTGAGCTTGAACTTCTCGAACAGTACCTGCGCGACCTGCGCGCCGCTTTGGAGATTGAGCGGCTCGCCGGCCAGCGCGTAGAGCGCCGATTCCAGCTCGGCGATGCGCGCGGCGCACTGGCCGCTCATCTCGCTCAGCACCGGCGCGTCGAGGCGCACCCCGGCGCGCTCCATGTCGGCGAGCACCGGGATCAGCGGATGCTCGAGTCGCGCGTAGAGCCCCCACTGTTCGCGGGCCTCGAGCTGCGTTCGCAGCGCGTCGGCGAGCGGAAACAGCGTCGCGGCGTGCCGCGCCGCCGACTCCCCCAGCGCGGCGGGATCGGCCGCGGCGCGCGAAGG
Above is a genomic segment from Candidatus Sulfotelmatobacter sp. containing:
- the coaE gene encoding dephospho-CoA kinase (Dephospho-CoA kinase (CoaE) performs the final step in coenzyme A biosynthesis.), with translation MSTNRSGAAVRLRRRPANDGLLIVGLVGQAGSGKSTVARAFAARGAHVIEADQVGHEVTDRDPEVREALIAEYGTGVYRADGTLDRARVASRVFSDRASLQRLNQLVHPRIVERIRRRIAELRADGTQGVVVVDAALMLDWGFQRECDVLLAVTAAGSEQLARLERSRGWSRAEAAARLAAQPSREEYEAAADERIENSGSEADLQKQLAAVWQRLVLRLSGRC
- a CDS encoding phosphomannomutase/phosphoglucomutase, translated to MIPRHIFREYDIRGLHATELTDEVGEAVGRAFATLLAAEGGLRIALGEDVRPSSARLAAAVERGLVAAGASVERVGVVPTPALYFAVASRGLDGGLQVTGSHNPSEFNGFKLTARKRPIFGPDIQAMRAGIERGALRSAPGGSSRPAPVLDEYRAMLVERLSSPRGLRVVMDCGNGCAGTVVPEVFERMGHRVTPLYAELDGSFPHHLPDPTVPGLMQDLSAAVREQRADFGIGFDGDADRIGAVDAAGKLVFGDQLLALLARDVLSRVPGGEIIFDVKCSQGLIEDIAAHGGRPSMWKTGHSLIKSRLLETGAPLAGEMSGHMFFNEGYFGFDDALFAAGRLLRFVAASGKDFASLVDSIPHYFSTPETRLDCPEELKFQVPEELKRQFAGRYRVIDIDGARVEFGDGWGLVRASNTQSVVVVRFEARSPERLEEIRRMMMEPLRRLGVGEAAVGH
- the prfB gene encoding peptide chain release factor 2 is translated as MCRAAFTRTLDLSCSRSPNFASVSIRPTNGSRVCGGIFDIEARRSEVSELEARMAAPGFWDRQDEAQRTVFSLKSAKKTLDDFNARAGACQSLVELLDLAESERDDTMLQEIERELGRLESEVASLETRSLLSGEHDRLGAIVNIHPGAGGTESQDWAEMLMRMYQRWGERHGYRVTVLDFQSAEIAGIKDATLEIEGEYAYGYLKAESGVHRLVRISPYDANARRHTSFASVSVLPTIDDSVKVELKPDELKIDTFRAGGAGGQHVNKTESAVRITHLPTGIVVQSQAERSQHRNKDAAMKILLSRLFVYYEEKERQKTQALAGPKKEIDFGNQIRSYVLQPYTVVNDHRTETKIGDVQSVLDGDLDPFIDAWLKRKERT